A region of the Massilia sp. erpn genome:
GGACACTTTGTCCTCCCCGTGTCCAAGGCCAGGACTGGGCGTGTAGCACCTATTACAACAATTATTGAGACAAAGACTATGGCCAGCATGAATACGACGCATGACGGCAGCATTCCTGCCGATATTCCGCAGCATGACAATGCCGACGACGCGCGGCGCCTCAATACGGACAACGCTCCCATCTCACCCGGCGAAATAGCCGTAGGCGTGGTCATCGGCCGCGCTTCCGAGTATTTCGACTTCTTCGTGTACGCCATCGCCTCGGTACTGGTCTTCCCCTCGCTGTTTTTCCCGTTTGAAGGCCGGCTGGAAGGCACGCTCTATGCCTTCGTCATCTTCTCCTTTGCCTTTATTGCAAGGCCGGTCGGCACCGTCCTGTCGATGGCCATCCAGCGCCGCTTCGGACGCGAGGCCAAACTCACCATCGCCCTCTTCCTGCTCGGCTCGACCACGGCCGGCATCGCCTTCCTGCCGCCATATTCGGACCTGGGCGTCAACGCCATCATCATCCTGTCGCTGCTGCGCATCGGCCAGGGTCTGGCCCTGGGCGGATCCTGGGACGGCCTGCCCTCGCTGCTGGCCCTGAACGCGCCGCAGGACAAGCGCGGCTGGTACGCCATGCTGGGCCAGCTGGGCGCACCGGTCGGCTTCTTCATCGCCGCCGGCCTGTTCTGGTATCTGATTTCCACCCTGGATAATCTGGACTTCATGGACTGGGGCTGGCGCTATCCCTTCTATGTGGCCTTTGCCATCAATGTGGTCGCCCTGTTTGCCCGCCTGCGCCTGATCTCCACCAATGAATACTCGCGCCTGCTGGAAGAACGCGAACTGCAGCCGGTCAGCGTGAGCGAAATGACGCACTCGCAAGGCCGCAACGTCATCATCGGCGCGCTGGCCGCGCTGGCCAGCTACGCCCTCTTCCATCTGGTCACGGTGTTCCCGCTGTCCTGGATCAATCTGTACTCGCCGCGCTCGGTAACCGGCTTCCTGCTGACCGAGATGGGCGGCGTCTTCCTGATGGCGGGCGGGGTGGTGGCTTCGGGCATCATCGCCGACCGCATCGGCCGCCGCCGCACGCTGGGCACGCTGGCCACGCTGATCGCCCTCTTCAGCGCCTTCGTGCCGATGCTGCTGAATGGCGGCGACACCGGGCAGGATGCCTTCATCCTGATCGGCTTCACCCTGCTGGGACTTTCCTACGGCCAGGCGGCCGGCGCGGTGACGGCCAACTTCCCCGCCAAGTTCCGCTACACCGGCGCGGCGCTGACCTCCGATCTGGCCTGGCTGGTGGGCGCGGGCTTCGCGCCGCTGGTGGCGCTGGGCGTTTCGGCCAAATTCGGGCTGGCCTATGTCGGCCTGTACCTGCTGTCGGGCGCGGTCTGCTCGCTGGCGGCGCTGAGCCTGAACCGGGCGCTCGATATCAAAAACTGAACGCGGCGGAATGCGTTCTGTAAAAAAGCCGGGGCAGCCCGGCTTTTTTACGCACCCACCACTCGGCTTGCAAAACAATCTATGTTGCGAAAACGCATCAATATGACTTCAAAAGGAAGACCTTCATCATCCTCGGCCCGCCGGGAAACCTCCGCGAAACCCAGGCGCCGATAAAAAGCGCAGGCAGCATGGTTCTCAGCGTAGACTTCCAGTTCCAGCTCCCCCTTGAGACCTAGCGCATGATCGGCCAGCGCCCGGCCAATACCACTCCCCTGACGGCCTGGATCGACGAATAATCCACCGATAAACGAGTCGATCAGTCCGATAAACCCCACCGGCACATCATCCAGGCATGCGACCCAAGTTTCCGAGTTTGGCAAATAGGCTTCCTCGACCAAAGTTCGCTGCTCACGCAGCCGCGCCTCTCCCAGAAACGCATGTGCCCGGCAAGAGCTTGCAAACCAGATCGCCGACAGTTTTTCAATATCCGCTGCCTCGAAGGCGCGAATCTGCAGCTTGATGTTATCCATTATTTTGAAGCCCACCGCATGGCAGGGGCGGCATTCGCCCCCGCTACCCAGGCTTTTGAAGCAAAACGGCGATAGTACATCGTATTTTCACTTACTTCACAAGCACCTTATCGGTACGGCGCAGCCATGCTTCGTGAAGGACGGTCCAGGTTGCGCCGCCATCGGTGCTGGAATCCCAGACATGGTGCACGCCGCCGGGAATCGGCTTCCAGACAGTGCGATGGAACTCGCGCTCGCCCTTGTCGTTGATGAAATAGCCGGTCATCAGCATGCGGTCGCCCTGCCAGCCGCCATCGATCGGCGCGAAATTGCCGCGCGCGCTGGCCCACACATGACGCCATAGCTTGTGCTTGCGGTCGTACATGCTGAGGCTGGTGCCGGCGCCATTTTCCGGCCCGTTGCCGCGCCACCATTCCTGCAGTACGCAGCCTTGTTCAATCTTTTCAATCAAGGTATGCCCCAGCAGCTTGCCATCGCGGTCCACCGCTTCCCAATTGCCGATCCAAAAATCGAATTGCCTGGATTCGGGCGTATTGCATGCTGCTGCGTGCGTAGCGGCACCGGCCAATAATGCGAATGCCAGCAGGAGCTTACGGTACATGGTTCTTCCTTTCACAGTTGGTTTCGATGACGCCATTGTCGCCAGCGGCAGCAGCGGGCGACAGGCCAGCAGTGAACAGCATGTTTTCAGGAATGAACATCGCGGATGCGGATAGCAAAAAGAATGCTACGATGCGCCACTTCATGACCTGGCGCCACGCCCAAGGAGCATTCTGATGAATACCAGCAGCCTGGCCTGGAACGACTACCAGGTCATCCTGGCGGTGGCCCGCCATGGCTCCCTATCCAAGGCGGCCGAAGCCCTAGGCTCCAGCCACCCCACCCTGTTCCGCCGCATCCGCGACATCGAAGCCGGCCTGGGCGCCACCTTGTTCGAGCGCAGCCGCCAGGGCTACCGTCCGACCAGCGCCGCGGCCGAGCTGCTGGCATTGGCCGAAGAGTTCGACCAGCGCCTGCGCGACCTGGAACGCGACGCCGAACTGGGTGCCGCCGGGCGCCTGACCCTGACCACGACCGAGGTGCTGATTCCGCGCATCGTGCCGCCGCTCTTGGCCCGCTGCCGGCGCGAGCTGCCGCAAGTCACCATCAACCTCATCACCGGGGAAAGCCTGGCCAAAGTGCGCCAGCGCGAAGCCGATATCGCCCTGCGCTCCGGCGGTGAACCGGACGGCGATCTGATCGGCCGCGTAGTGTGCAATATCGAGGTGGCCATCTACGCCCCCGCAAACTGGCCCGGCGTCCCGGAGGAGAGGCTGCACGAGCAAACCTGGATCACCGTCGACGAATCGCTGGGGCATCTGGCATCGTCGCAATGGCTGCAGGCGCAAGGACTGATGCGGCGCGCGGCGGTGCGCTGCTCCAGCACACTGGCCGTCTACCGGCTGCTCGAAGAAGGCCTGGGTATCGGCATCCTGCCCTGCCATCTGGGCGACGCCAGCCCCCACCTGCGGCGCGTTTCCCCACTGCTGACGGAGTTCCGCTCGCAACTGTGGCTGCTTACGCCGCGCCAGCTGCGCGGCGTGCCCAGGGTATCAGCCACGGTGGAATGCCTGACCGCCGGCCTGCGCGAAATGAAAGACCTGTTCGAAGGCCGGCGACCGGCAGCCTAAGTTTCCCGGCGGGTGGTACGGCCATCACATCTTATATCGTATGCTAAAATATACATCGTATAATTAAGGAGATGCCATGACCACCGCACACGTTTTTATCGCCACCAGCCTGGATGGATTCATCGCCCGCCCCGACGGCGACATCGGCTGGCTCTTGCAACGCGACGATCCGAGCGAGGACCATGGCTATTCCAGCTTCATCGCCGATAAGGATGCGATCGTGATGGGCCGCGGGACCTATGAGAAGGTTCTGAGCTTCGGCGCCTGGCCTTATGAGCTGCCCGTGCTGGTACTGTCCAGACAACTGGCCGCTGCACCGGTGCCTGAAGCACTGCAAGGCAAGGTTCAGTTTTCCAGGCTCGCCCCCAAGGACGCACTCGAAAAGCTGGCTGGTGAGAATGCACGGCAAATCTACGTCGATGGCGGCCAACTGGTGCAGTCCTTCCTGCGCGAAGGGCTGATTACGGACATGGTCATCACCACCGTGCCCGTGCTGATTGGCTCGGGAAGACCGCTGTTCGGCGCACTGGCGCAGGACGTTGATTGGAAACTGGTGTCCAGCCACAGCTTCCCTTCGGGCCTGGTCCAGACCACTTACCGGCTGGCCGCATGACGCGCCAGCGTGGACGTCCAGCGCAGGGGGCAGGATTAAGCCGCGACGACATCCTGACGGCTGCGCTTGCGCTGCTGGATGAAAACGGGGGCCAGGGCTTGTCCATGCGCGCCCTCGCCGCCCGGCTCAGCGTTACGCCTATGAGCCTTTACCATCATGTGCAAGACCGGGCCGGGCTACTACGGGCGCTATCGGACCGGGTTTATGGCGGAGTACTGGAAGGTGTCGATAAACAAGCAGACCAGCGGGCGGAAATTCAAGCCATCCTGATCCGCTATCACAACGCCGTGGGTTGCCATCCGCACCTGACGCTGGCCATCTTTGCCACGCCTGAAGCCTTTGCCGGCGTGACGCGCCAGATCACCGACCGCCTGACCGGCCTGCTCGCCAACCTCACGAACGAACCCCACTTGTGGCGCGACATTCTGATCGACCATGCGCACGGCAGCGGCTTGCCGCTGGTCGCGGCCAAAGCCCAGTCCATGCAAGAGCACTACCGGCTGGCTCTCAACCGCCTGCTGGATCACCTGGAAGCCTGAAGCGTCCATTCAGCACGGCGTAGGCCAGCAGGCCAATCGCCAGTCCCCAAAACGCCCCGCCGATGCCAAGCAGCGTGATATTCGCGGCCGCAGCCAGGAAGGTGATCAGCGCGGCTTCGCGTGTCTTCACGTCGGCCAGGGCGCTGGCAAGGCTGCCGCCGATGGTGCCCAGCAGCGCCAGCCCGGCCAGCGTGGTGATGAAAGTCGCCGGAAAGGCCATGAAGACGGCGGCCAGCGTCACGCCGAATACGCCGACGAAAATATAGCAGAGGCCTGCCGCAATGCCGGCGATCCAGCGCCGCGATGGATCTTCGTGCGCCTCCTTGCCGGTACAGATGGCCGCCGTGATCGCGGCGATATTGAAGGCATGCGAACCGAATGGCGCCATCAGCAGCGAACCCAGTCCCGTCACGGTGACGATGGGATTGGCGCTGGTCTTGAAGCCATCGTTGCGCAGCACCAGCATGCCGGGCATGTATTGGCCGGTCAGCGTGATCAGGAACAGCGGCAGCGCCACGCTCAGCATGGCATTCAACGAAAAGACCGGCATGGTGAAGAGTGGCGCGGCAAGCTGCAGGCGCAGTCCCGACAGGTCGATGCGGTCCTGCGCGAGCAGAAAAGCCAGGCCCAGTAGCAGGATGCCCGGTACGGCATAGCGCGCGCTGAAGCGCTTGAGCGTTACATAGGCCACGATCAGCAGGCCCGCCAGCAGCGGATCGACGCTCATGCCGCCGAAGGCCTTGACGCCGAATTGCAGCAGAATCCCGGCCAGTAGTCCGGCGGCCACGCCCGGCGGGATCAGGCGGATGACCCGCTCGAACCAGCCCGACAGGCCAAGTGCCACAAAGGCTGCGGCCGAGATCACGTAGGCGCCCACCGCTTCGGCATAGGACGTGCCGGCCAGCGCCGTCACCAGGAAGGCGGCGGCGGGCGTGGACCAGGCTGTGATGATCGGTTCGCGCGTCATCCAGCTCAGGATAATGCCTGTCACCCCGACGCCGATCGAAACCGACCAGACCCAGGATGCGGTCGATGCCGGATCCAGGCCGGCCACCTTGGCGGCCTGGAATACCAGGATGAAGGTGCCACCGTAGTTGACGATGACCGAGATCAGGCCGGCCACGATGGGATGGGCGAGATCATGCAAACGAAGGGGGAATGGCGATGTGGCGGACGTCATGGCGTATATAGCACTCCTGAAAAAGGCTTGGGTATCAAAGGCCAGACTGTAGACCGGAAATGGTATGCTGCGCCCATCCACTTTTTCGATACCACACCGGCCAATTGTTCAAGCACGCCCAACTCGAATCCGTCAAAGCCTGGATAGGCGATCCAGCCCATGGTGCCCTGCCCCTGCATGCGCGCATCCAGCGCGCCATCCGCCAGTTGATCCTCGACGGCGCCCTCGACGCCGGCAAGCCGCTGCCCGCGTCGAGGGCGCTGGCCAAGTCGCTGGGTGTCTCGCGCGACACGGTGGAATCGGCCTATACCCAGTTGCACGCCGAGGGATTTATCGAGCGCCGCGTGGGCAGCGGAAGCTTCGTGTCGGAGCGGACGCAACGCCTGCCAAGGCCAGGCGCCAGGGGACGTCCCGCCGCGCAGCCGGCGCCGCTGCGCCTGAGCCAGCGCGGCGCCGCCATGTACCAGGGCGGCGGCTTGCGCGACTTCCTGGTCCCGCGCCCGTTTGCCCCTGGCGTGCCGGAAACGCGCAGCTTTCCCTTGCCGACCTGGGAGCGCCTGGAACGCCAGGTATTGAAGGAATACGGCACGCAAGCGCTGCTGCATAGTCCGCCGCAAGGGATGGCGCCGCTGCGGCGCGCCATTGCTGACTACGTGAATCTGGAACGCGGCGCGCGCGCCACGCCGGAGCGCGTGCTGATTCTGACCAGCTCACAGCAGGCGCTGACGCTGTGCGCCACGGTGCTGCTCGATGCCGGTGAGCGCATCTTCATCGAAGACCCCGCGTATCACGGCGCGCGCAAGGCTTTCGATGCCGCCAGCCTGGAATGCGTGCCCGTGCCGCTGGATGCCGACGGCATGCAGGTGGAGCGGCTGCACGCCGCGCGCCATCCGGCCAAGGCAGTCTTCCTGACGCCGTCGCACCAGTTTCCGACCGGGGCGACACTGGCATTGGAGCGGCGGCTGGCCCTGATCGAATGGGCGCGGCAGCAGCAGGCCTGGATCATCGAAGACGACTACGACAGCGAGTTCCACTACGCCGGCAAGCCCACCGCCTGCGTGCAAGGGCTCGATGCGCATGAACGCACGCTCTACATCGGCACCTTTACCAAATCGCTGTTTCCCGGCCTGCGCATCGGCTTCATGGTGCTGCCGTCCCAGCTCGTGGCGCCCATGACCGCGGCACGCACGCTCCTGGACGGGCATAGCGCGCCGATCCCGCAACTGACGCTGGCGCGCTTCATGGAAGGCGGACATTTCGGGGCGCACGTGCGGACCATGCGCGCCGTCTATGCCGAACGGCTCGCCGTGCTGGAACGGCTGGTGCGCAAGCACCTGGCCGATTTCCTGGAGCCGATAATGCCGGCAGGCGGCATGCAGATGCCCTGCCTCCTTCACTGCGGCATTCCCGAACGCGCAGTCATCGATGCCGCGCAGCGTGCCGGCATCGATCTACTGGGGTTGACTGCGCTGCATGCGTCAGGCGCACCCCGGGGCGGCTTTCTCATGGGTTTTGCCGCCTATGCGCCGAGGGAATTGGAAATCGCGGTGAAGAAGCTGGCGGAAGTGTTCCGCGCCCTAAGCCGCTGAGCCGTCCTTCATGGCTGCTGATCCACCAGCTGGTACTTCTTCACGACGCCAGCTTGATCGAACAAAATAGATAGCTCCCTTTTGTTCTCCGCACTGCTTAGCACGAGGTTCACATACGGCAGGGAATCGACCATTTTGGAGTAGCCAAGCTGATACAGCCACAGTTCATAGCCATTGGAAAATTTGGTGACACTGGCACTGCCGAAGGACTCGTTGATATCGGCCCTGGTCGATTTGCCGATAACAATGGCGTGTGCGGCGCCCTCCTGCGTCAGGGTTTTGATTGCGCCGTTTCCGGTCGAGGCGCAGCCAGCCAAGGTCCAAGAAAGAATGCTGAGAATGGCTGCGCGTAAGGTCTTTTTCATATTCCACATCCCTTCATTGGTCGCCCGCGAGGCCTTCTGCCTCGTCGTCCATATACTCGAATTGCAGCAAGGTGTCGTCCGTCCAGCCCTTCTCATATAGCGACTTGAACTTGACCATGAATACGCGCTCACGCAGGAAAATCCAATCCTCCTGGCTCGGCATCATGGGCGCTGCCGGGCCGTATAGCATGGCCGCCGGCATGACGCTGCGGCGCGCCCCATCGGTCAAGGTAACGCTGAACAAGGCCCGCTCGGCGAAGTAAAACATATTGATGGGCAGCGTGCGGCAAGGGTCTTGCAGCTTGGCGATCACCATATTGATGGGATGGTGGACATACGCGACCAGATCGCCAACCATGGCCACTTTGCACTCAAGCAGCAGGTCGCCCAGACGGCGGGCCTTGGACGGCACGCCGGGACTGCGGATGTCGGCGCGCCAGGCCAGGCTCTTGGCCTGGCGGTTGAACCTTACCGCCGCGCCGTCTTGGGCGGCGTCTGCGTTTCGCGGCAAGACGAAGCTGTAGTTGGACTCCAAGGGAACTGGAACCTTCGTATGTTCGCCCACGATCTGGAGCACCAGGCCATCCATGGCGACATCCGCCTGGCGCGGCAGCACCATGAAACGCAGGGAAGCGCCAGGGGCGAGGCTGCGGTTTTGATCGAACACCTCCATCGCAGCGAGCATGGCGCGATACGATTTTTCATCGCGGTCTGGCACGGCGCCATGCACCGCCACACTCGGGACGGCGGTATCCGCTGCGGGCGGCAATCCGGCCCCGGCGGGTGCCGGCAACGATAAACACAGCATTGCCTGCAGCAGGCCCAGCCTGAATTGCATACTTTTTCTCATATCGCTTCCCTCTTTGCGCGCGGCAGTGACGCTGAAAAGAAATTGTATTCCCGGAAAACTTGGGAAATCTTAAGGTTCGAGCGTTACACTTTCGACATGCATATCCTGATCATAGAAGACGACCTCGCGCTGGGCGCGTCGCTGCAGCAGGCACTCAAATTGGAAGGCATCAGCAGCGAATGGCTGCGCCGGGCTGGCGACGTTCCGAGCGGCTCCATGGAGCAGCGCTGGGACTGCGTACTGCTCGACCTGACGCTGCCCGACGGCTCCGGACTGGCCCTGCTGCGCAACTGGCGCCAAAAGGGCTACCTGATTCCCGTCATCATCATCACCGCGCAAGCCGCGCTGGCGGACCGGCTGACGGGCCTCGACAGCGGCGCCGACGATTTCATCGTCAAGCCCTTCGCCACCGCGGAACTGGTTTCGCGCCTGCACGCGGTGCTGCGCCGCTACGCCGGCCAGGCCCGCGACGTGTGGACGGTGGGCGACCTGCATCTGGAGCCGAAGGGATACCGCGCGCGCCTGGCCGACACCGCTCTCTATCTTTCGCCGCGCGAATTCCACCTGGTATGGGAGCTGGCGCGCGAGCCGGGCGTGGTCATTCCCAAGAGCGTGCTGGCGCAGCGGCTCGAACCGCTGGGCGATGCGCTCGATTACGGCGCCATCGAAGTCCACGTCTCCAATCTGCGCCGCAAGATCGGCGCAGAGCGCATCCGCACGGTACGCGGCGTCGGCTACATGCTGACGGTATGAGGCGCCCGGTGCCGATGTTTGCCCGGCGTACCCTGGTGCGGCGCATCATGCTGGCCTTGCTGACGGCCTTTTGCCTGGTGTGGCTGGTGCTGCTGGCGCGCGATTTCATCAGCGAGACCGACAGCGCAAGATTCGACGAGCGCGTGCTCACACTGGGAAACCGCTTGAGCGGGATGCTGGCCGACGCCCGGAATGACGACGAGGCGCGCGCCATCATCGCGGCCACCTCCACCCTGGTCAACGCGAGTTACCGCGAGCACGATGTGCCGGGCATCATGCTGATGCAGCTGTATGGCACCGACGGCACCTCCTTATACCTGTCGCCGGAAAGCGGCGCTACCCGGCTTGGCCAGGCCAGCCAGCAGTTGAGCGACGCCATGGTCAACGGCCAGCCGTTCCGCCTGTACCAGCACCAGGCTGGCGGCCGAACCTTGCGCCTGGGCGCCCAGATCATCCAGCGCAACTGGATACTGCAGCGCATGGGCATCGACCTGGCCGTCAGCATGCTGATCGCCCTGCCGCTCGTGGTCCTGCCGCTATGGGTGACGGTGCGGCGCGGCCTGCGGCCTTTGCGGCAGCTGTCGGAGCAGATCACCGGAAAAGGCCTGCATGATCTGGAACCGCTGAACGCCATGCCGGAATATGAGGAACTCAAACCGCTGGCGGGCGCCCTGGATACCCTGCTGGCACAGTTGCGCAGCAAGATCGCGCGCGAAGCCCGTTTCGTGCAAGACGCCGCGCACGAGCTGCGCACGCCGATGGCCGTGATCTCGGCCCAAGCCCACGTCCTGGCGCTGGCGCCGGATGCGCGCCAGCGCGCCGAAGCCGAACTGCAGCTGGACCAGGCAGTGGCCCGCGCCTCCCATCTGGTGCAGCAATTGCTGGAAATGGCGCTGTTCGAACGCGCGCAGGAGCAGCGCGCGCCGCTGGAAAAGCTGGACGCGGCCCAATTGGCACAGCAAGCCATGGCCGACGTCGCGCCAGCGGCGATGCAGCGCGATATCGAATTGTCGCTGGAAGCGCCGGACACGCTGTTCCATGCGCTGGACCGGCATGCCTTTCTCTCCATCCTGCACAATCTGCTGCACAATGCGGTGCATTACATCCAGCAAGGCGGGCAAGTGCGGGTGGAACTGCGGCGCCCCGCCGCCGATGGCCCGCTGATGCTGGCCGTGACGGACAACGGCCCGGGCATCGCGCCGGCGGAACAGGCAATGGTATTCGAACGCTTCTACCGCTGCGCCGGACAGACGATGCCGGGATCGGGCCTGGGATTGTCCATCGTCCAGCAGGCGGCAACGCGCCTGCGCGGCACGGTCCAACTGAGTACGGCGCCGCCATCGGGAGGCTGCCGCTTCGTCATCGAGATTCCGGCTTGATTTCCCCAAGCGCCTTGAAGAGGTAGTCGCTCATCAGCTTTTCGCTGATCGCATGCGGCATCTTGGCCTGGAAATTGGTGGTGGTGATGACGGCGACCAGGCGCTGCTCCGGCATCACCACCACCTTGTTGCCGCCGCTGCCGGACATCATGGCCGCGCGGTAGGTCTTGCCGTCCTGCGTGAATTGCTTGATCCACCAAAAATAGCCATATTCGGTGTTCTCATCGACTTGCGCATGGGGCGCCATCGATTGCCGCACCCAATCGGCGGAGAGAAGGCGTTTGCCGCGCCAGACGCCCTGGTCGAGGTATAGCTGGCCCAGCTTCAGCAGGTCACGGCTGCGCAACCCCAAGCCGCCGCCCGTCATTGCCATGCCGGCCGGCGTGTGCTGCCACTTCAGCCGCGTGATGCCCAGCGGGCCGAACAAGGTACGCGCGGCGAACTGCTCGACCTTCTCGCCGGTGGCCTTCTCCAGCACCGGGCCAAGCAGCGTCGGGCCGGCGGTGCAGTAGGAGAAGCTGCGGCCATAGGGCGAGTCCTGCGGCCTGGGCACCCAGTCCGGGAAACCGCGTATCGGCAAGTCCAGCGCGAACTGGGTCCAGTCCTCCAGCAAATACATACTTTCCTCGTTGCCGCGCGAATACTGGTTCTGGTCGTCGCACTCCAGCAGGGAACTCATGGTCAGCAAATCTTCGACAGTGATCTTTTCCTTGCGCGGATCGGGGTGGCGCACCGGCTGCTTTTCCGGGAAGAAGGCAAACACGGGCGCGCTCACGCCGGCCAGCTTGCCCTGGCCGATCGCAATCCCAACCAGCATGCCGGTCACGCTCTTGGTCACGGAACGCGTATTGCGCAGGCCCGCCTCGCCGCCGGCATCGTAATAGGATTCGAATACCAGCTTGCCATCCCT
Encoded here:
- a CDS encoding PLP-dependent aminotransferase family protein codes for the protein MFKHAQLESVKAWIGDPAHGALPLHARIQRAIRQLILDGALDAGKPLPASRALAKSLGVSRDTVESAYTQLHAEGFIERRVGSGSFVSERTQRLPRPGARGRPAAQPAPLRLSQRGAAMYQGGGLRDFLVPRPFAPGVPETRSFPLPTWERLERQVLKEYGTQALLHSPPQGMAPLRRAIADYVNLERGARATPERVLILTSSQQALTLCATVLLDAGERIFIEDPAYHGARKAFDAASLECVPVPLDADGMQVERLHAARHPAKAVFLTPSHQFPTGATLALERRLALIEWARQQQAWIIEDDYDSEFHYAGKPTACVQGLDAHERTLYIGTFTKSLFPGLRIGFMVLPSQLVAPMTAARTLLDGHSAPIPQLTLARFMEGGHFGAHVRTMRAVYAERLAVLERLVRKHLADFLEPIMPAGGMQMPCLLHCGIPERAVIDAAQRAGIDLLGLTALHASGAPRGGFLMGFAAYAPRELEIAVKKLAEVFRALSR
- a CDS encoding dihydrofolate reductase family protein, with product MTTAHVFIATSLDGFIARPDGDIGWLLQRDDPSEDHGYSSFIADKDAIVMGRGTYEKVLSFGAWPYELPVLVLSRQLAAAPVPEALQGKVQFSRLAPKDALEKLAGENARQIYVDGGQLVQSFLREGLITDMVITTVPVLIGSGRPLFGALAQDVDWKLVSSHSFPSGLVQTTYRLAA
- a CDS encoding LysR family transcriptional regulator, with product MNTSSLAWNDYQVILAVARHGSLSKAAEALGSSHPTLFRRIRDIEAGLGATLFERSRQGYRPTSAAAELLALAEEFDQRLRDLERDAELGAAGRLTLTTTEVLIPRIVPPLLARCRRELPQVTINLITGESLAKVRQREADIALRSGGEPDGDLIGRVVCNIEVAIYAPANWPGVPEERLHEQTWITVDESLGHLASSQWLQAQGLMRRAAVRCSSTLAVYRLLEEGLGIGILPCHLGDASPHLRRVSPLLTEFRSQLWLLTPRQLRGVPRVSATVECLTAGLREMKDLFEGRRPAA
- a CDS encoding serine hydrolase: MLSLLLAGAPLAAAGDDEWPRAVPAAAGLNPQPLELMDAAVRKGDFKQITSILIARDGKLVFESYYDAGGEAGLRNTRSVTKSVTGMLVGIAIGQGKLAGVSAPVFAFFPEKQPVRHPDPRKEKITVEDLLTMSSLLECDDQNQYSRGNEESMYLLEDWTQFALDLPIRGFPDWVPRPQDSPYGRSFSYCTAGPTLLGPVLEKATGEKVEQFAARTLFGPLGITRLKWQHTPAGMAMTGGGLGLRSRDLLKLGQLYLDQGVWRGKRLLSADWVRQSMAPHAQVDENTEYGYFWWIKQFTQDGKTYRAAMMSGSGGNKVVVMPEQRLVAVITTTNFQAKMPHAISEKLMSDYLFKALGEIKPESR
- a CDS encoding GNAT family N-acetyltransferase, with amino-acid sequence MDNIKLQIRAFEAADIEKLSAIWFASSCRAHAFLGEARLREQRTLVEEAYLPNSETWVACLDDVPVGFIGLIDSFIGGLFVDPGRQGSGIGRALADHALGLKGELELEVYAENHAACAFYRRLGFAEVSRRAEDDEGLPFEVILMRFRNIDCFASRVVGA
- a CDS encoding benzoate/H(+) symporter BenE family transporter, which encodes MTSATSPFPLRLHDLAHPIVAGLISVIVNYGGTFILVFQAAKVAGLDPASTASWVWSVSIGVGVTGIILSWMTREPIITAWSTPAAAFLVTALAGTSYAEAVGAYVISAAAFVALGLSGWFERVIRLIPPGVAAGLLAGILLQFGVKAFGGMSVDPLLAGLLIVAYVTLKRFSARYAVPGILLLGLAFLLAQDRIDLSGLRLQLAAPLFTMPVFSLNAMLSVALPLFLITLTGQYMPGMLVLRNDGFKTSANPIVTVTGLGSLLMAPFGSHAFNIAAITAAICTGKEAHEDPSRRWIAGIAAGLCYIFVGVFGVTLAAVFMAFPATFITTLAGLALLGTIGGSLASALADVKTREAALITFLAAAANITLLGIGGAFWGLAIGLLAYAVLNGRFRLPGDPAGG
- a CDS encoding response regulator, yielding MHILIIEDDLALGASLQQALKLEGISSEWLRRAGDVPSGSMEQRWDCVLLDLTLPDGSGLALLRNWRQKGYLIPVIIITAQAALADRLTGLDSGADDFIVKPFATAELVSRLHAVLRRYAGQARDVWTVGDLHLEPKGYRARLADTALYLSPREFHLVWELAREPGVVIPKSVLAQRLEPLGDALDYGAIEVHVSNLRRKIGAERIRTVRGVGYMLTV
- a CDS encoding ATP-binding protein, which codes for MFARRTLVRRIMLALLTAFCLVWLVLLARDFISETDSARFDERVLTLGNRLSGMLADARNDDEARAIIAATSTLVNASYREHDVPGIMLMQLYGTDGTSLYLSPESGATRLGQASQQLSDAMVNGQPFRLYQHQAGGRTLRLGAQIIQRNWILQRMGIDLAVSMLIALPLVVLPLWVTVRRGLRPLRQLSEQITGKGLHDLEPLNAMPEYEELKPLAGALDTLLAQLRSKIAREARFVQDAAHELRTPMAVISAQAHVLALAPDARQRAEAELQLDQAVARASHLVQQLLEMALFERAQEQRAPLEKLDAAQLAQQAMADVAPAAMQRDIELSLEAPDTLFHALDRHAFLSILHNLLHNAVHYIQQGGQVRVELRRPAADGPLMLAVTDNGPGIAPAEQAMVFERFYRCAGQTMPGSGLGLSIVQQAATRLRGTVQLSTAPPSGGCRFVIEIPA
- a CDS encoding MFS transporter, producing MNTTHDGSIPADIPQHDNADDARRLNTDNAPISPGEIAVGVVIGRASEYFDFFVYAIASVLVFPSLFFPFEGRLEGTLYAFVIFSFAFIARPVGTVLSMAIQRRFGREAKLTIALFLLGSTTAGIAFLPPYSDLGVNAIIILSLLRIGQGLALGGSWDGLPSLLALNAPQDKRGWYAMLGQLGAPVGFFIAAGLFWYLISTLDNLDFMDWGWRYPFYVAFAINVVALFARLRLISTNEYSRLLEERELQPVSVSEMTHSQGRNVIIGALAALASYALFHLVTVFPLSWINLYSPRSVTGFLLTEMGGVFLMAGGVVASGIIADRIGRRRTLGTLATLIALFSAFVPMLLNGGDTGQDAFILIGFTLLGLSYGQAAGAVTANFPAKFRYTGAALTSDLAWLVGAGFAPLVALGVSAKFGLAYVGLYLLSGAVCSLAALSLNRALDIKN
- a CDS encoding TetR/AcrR family transcriptional regulator, which produces MTRQRGRPAQGAGLSRDDILTAALALLDENGGQGLSMRALAARLSVTPMSLYHHVQDRAGLLRALSDRVYGGVLEGVDKQADQRAEIQAILIRYHNAVGCHPHLTLAIFATPEAFAGVTRQITDRLTGLLANLTNEPHLWRDILIDHAHGSGLPLVAAKAQSMQEHYRLALNRLLDHLEA